In Isoptericola jiangsuensis, the following proteins share a genomic window:
- a CDS encoding LacI family DNA-binding transcriptional regulator, with protein MARRAKKQATMWDVATLAGVSQATVSLVLNGAHDGRVSAKTRDRVMAAATELDYRTNAYARSLRSGKSGMVGFISDEVASAPFAGRLLKGAQELAWETGHVILSVDTYNDPDLEAAAIDMMRSYRVRGVIYASMYHRVVQLPGALEGVPTVVVNAQEAEDRVLSFFPDEEAGGYSATRQLLDAGHRRVAMINIQSPDSTLPAGLGRLAGYRRALDESGVGFDPRLVRYGTGDVDDGLTLARDLMTTGEAPTAIFCGNDRTAWGAYRALESLGLHVPDDCSVVGFDNQDMLAPNLDPGLTTLALPFERMARDALRSLLNPPVGDVADYPIECPLVTRGSVASAKVRTA; from the coding sequence ATGGCCCGGCGCGCGAAGAAGCAGGCGACGATGTGGGACGTCGCCACTCTGGCGGGTGTTTCCCAGGCGACCGTCTCTCTGGTGCTGAACGGCGCGCACGACGGCCGGGTATCGGCAAAGACTCGTGACCGTGTCATGGCAGCTGCCACTGAACTTGACTACCGGACGAATGCGTACGCTCGATCGCTGCGCAGCGGTAAGTCGGGCATGGTGGGTTTCATCTCGGACGAGGTTGCCAGTGCACCCTTTGCGGGTCGCCTCCTCAAGGGTGCTCAGGAACTCGCCTGGGAGACCGGTCACGTCATCCTCAGTGTTGACACGTACAACGATCCGGACCTCGAGGCAGCCGCCATCGACATGATGCGTTCCTACCGAGTCCGTGGGGTCATCTATGCGTCGATGTACCACCGGGTGGTGCAGCTCCCTGGCGCGCTTGAGGGCGTCCCGACCGTCGTCGTCAACGCTCAAGAGGCCGAGGACCGGGTCCTGAGCTTCTTCCCCGACGAAGAGGCAGGCGGCTACTCCGCGACCCGGCAGCTCCTCGACGCCGGGCACAGGCGGGTGGCGATGATCAACATCCAGTCGCCGGACTCCACCCTCCCGGCGGGGCTGGGTCGCCTCGCCGGCTACCGGCGTGCCCTTGACGAGAGCGGCGTGGGGTTCGACCCGCGCCTGGTGCGTTATGGGACGGGTGACGTGGACGACGGCCTCACCCTGGCGCGCGATCTCATGACGACCGGTGAGGCGCCGACCGCCATCTTCTGCGGGAACGACCGCACGGCGTGGGGCGCCTATCGGGCGCTCGAGTCGCTGGGTTTGCACGTTCCGGACGACTGCTCGGTCGTCGGCTTCGACAATCAGGACATGCTGGCGCCCAACCTGGATCCAGGTCTGACGACGCTCGCGCTGCCCTTCGAGCGGATGGCCCGTGACGCGCTCCGGTCGCTGCTCAATCCTCCGGTCGGCGATGTCGCCGACTACCCCATCGAATGTCCGCTGGTCACGCGTGGATCAGTGGCAAGTGCGAAGGTGCGCACCGCATGA
- a CDS encoding carbohydrate ABC transporter permease: protein MTSTAPHDPVVATPPASTGRAPQAVTPVRRRLPKIGTADRAHDVVVGTVLVLAIAAILYPLYFIVIASVSEPSAILNGDVWLWPQGFTLDGYARILSDPGILRGFGNSLLYTTLATLVSVTVILCGAYALSRKDLYGRKFFTLLFIITMFIDGGLIARYLVVQDLGMLNTIWAVILPGAVGVWNLIIARSFFESNVPDELRDAAQLDGANDFRFFARIVLPLSKPLIALMVMIHLVANWNAFFDALIFLDDERMYPLQLVLRNVLIQSEVTAAGGSGALDSYAAAQRLGELIKYGMIVISSAPLLIALPFMQKHFTKGALLGAVKS from the coding sequence GTGACTTCCACCGCCCCCCACGACCCCGTGGTCGCCACCCCGCCCGCGAGTACCGGTCGCGCCCCTCAGGCCGTCACACCGGTGCGCCGCCGGCTCCCGAAGATCGGCACGGCCGACCGTGCGCACGACGTCGTCGTGGGCACCGTGCTTGTCCTGGCGATCGCAGCGATCCTCTATCCGCTGTACTTCATCGTCATCGCCTCGGTCAGCGAGCCGTCGGCGATCCTCAACGGCGACGTGTGGCTCTGGCCCCAGGGCTTCACCCTGGACGGATACGCCAGGATCCTCTCGGACCCCGGCATCCTGCGCGGGTTCGGCAACTCCCTGCTGTACACGACGCTGGCGACCCTGGTCAGCGTCACCGTGATCCTGTGCGGGGCCTACGCCCTGTCGCGCAAGGACCTCTACGGACGGAAGTTCTTCACGCTGCTGTTCATCATCACGATGTTCATCGACGGCGGCCTGATCGCCCGATACCTCGTCGTCCAGGACCTCGGCATGCTCAACACCATCTGGGCCGTGATCCTGCCCGGCGCCGTCGGAGTGTGGAACCTGATCATCGCCCGGTCTTTCTTCGAGAGCAACGTCCCGGACGAGCTCCGGGATGCCGCCCAGCTCGACGGGGCCAACGACTTCCGTTTCTTCGCTCGAATCGTCCTGCCGCTGTCGAAGCCGCTGATCGCGCTCATGGTGATGATCCACCTGGTCGCGAACTGGAACGCGTTCTTCGATGCACTCATCTTCCTGGACGACGAACGCATGTACCCGCTCCAGCTCGTGCTGCGCAACGTGCTCATCCAATCCGAGGTGACGGCGGCCGGCGGCTCCGGAGCGCTCGACTCCTACGCCGCCGCCCAGCGCCTGGGGGAGCTGATCAAGTACGGAATGATCGTCATCTCCTCAGCGCCGCTGCTCATCGCTCTGCCGTTCATGCAGAAGCACTTCACCAAGGGCGCGCTTCTCGGCGCCGTCAAGAGCTGA
- a CDS encoding glycoside hydrolase family 32 protein, translating into MKAHVTTTENAAPVETYTAADHLRPVAHFTARDTWLNDPNGLLFHDGTWHLFFQNNPFGSGWGNISWGHATSQDLVTWDHQPVAIAATPTEQVFSGSAVVDEANTSGFGAAGQTPLVAIYTSAYTGEHPRAGIQAQSLAYSLDAGTTWERYAHNPVLDIGSTEFRDPKVFRYGGEAGHWVMVVVEATDHRVAIYTSSDLIDWTFASHFGPWGATGGVWECPDLFELPVRGTDVRRWVMVVSLNPGGPAGGSGTQYFVGDFDGYEFVPDDDKATTDGPDWLDHGRDYYAAVSFSGVPGGRRVMLGWASNWDYAGDTPTAPWRSTMSLAREVDLVRWPDGRPRVAQRPVLPADPRPGLVVHDLVVPTTPGRHTEIELSTHDGDDVVRVTVDGDRRTITCDRTASGSVDFHETFASVDTVHLPDEPQTHLQIVLDGCVLELYAADGRATVTQLVFPRASLTEIAVRQADPEPTVA; encoded by the coding sequence ATGAAAGCCCACGTGACCACCACCGAGAACGCGGCTCCCGTCGAGACGTACACCGCCGCCGACCACCTGCGACCCGTCGCCCACTTCACGGCCCGGGACACGTGGCTCAACGACCCGAACGGCCTGCTCTTCCACGACGGCACCTGGCACCTCTTCTTCCAGAACAACCCCTTCGGCAGCGGCTGGGGCAACATCTCCTGGGGGCACGCGACGTCGCAGGACCTGGTCACCTGGGACCATCAGCCCGTCGCGATCGCAGCGACGCCGACCGAACAAGTCTTCTCCGGCAGTGCAGTCGTCGACGAGGCCAACACCTCCGGCTTCGGGGCCGCCGGGCAGACGCCGCTGGTCGCGATCTACACCAGCGCCTACACCGGTGAGCACCCGCGTGCGGGGATCCAGGCGCAGTCCCTGGCGTACAGCCTGGACGCCGGGACGACCTGGGAGCGCTACGCCCACAACCCTGTGCTCGACATCGGCTCGACGGAGTTCCGGGACCCCAAGGTCTTCCGGTACGGCGGAGAAGCCGGCCACTGGGTGATGGTCGTCGTGGAGGCAACGGATCACCGGGTGGCGATCTACACCTCGTCCGATCTCATCGACTGGACCTTCGCCTCGCACTTCGGGCCGTGGGGCGCCACCGGCGGAGTGTGGGAGTGCCCTGACCTCTTCGAGCTCCCGGTCCGCGGCACCGACGTCCGCCGCTGGGTCATGGTCGTGAGCCTCAACCCCGGTGGTCCCGCCGGGGGCTCCGGGACCCAGTACTTCGTGGGCGACTTCGACGGGTACGAGTTCGTACCCGACGACGATAAGGCGACGACCGACGGGCCGGACTGGCTGGACCACGGTCGGGACTACTACGCCGCCGTGTCCTTCTCCGGTGTGCCGGGCGGCCGCAGAGTCATGCTGGGATGGGCGTCGAACTGGGACTATGCCGGCGACACACCCACGGCTCCGTGGCGCTCGACCATGTCTCTGGCCCGTGAGGTCGACCTCGTCCGGTGGCCTGACGGACGCCCGCGGGTCGCGCAACGCCCGGTCCTGCCGGCAGATCCCCGCCCCGGCCTCGTCGTGCATGACCTCGTGGTGCCGACCACGCCTGGCCGCCACACCGAGATCGAGCTGTCGACCCATGACGGCGACGACGTCGTGCGCGTCACCGTCGACGGGGACAGACGCACGATCACCTGTGACCGGACCGCCTCGGGATCCGTCGACTTCCACGAGACCTTCGCCTCCGTGGACACCGTCCACCTCCCCGACGAGCCGCAGACCCACCTGCAGATCGTCCTCGACGGCTGCGTGCTGGAGCTCTACGCCGCCGACGGACGCGCGACCGTGACCCAGCTGGTGTTCCCGCGTGCGTCGCTGACCGAGATCGCAGTTCGCCAGGCCGACCCGGAGCCGACGGTCGCCTGA
- a CDS encoding GH32 C-terminal domain-containing protein: MIENPSFESGDLTGWDVVEGDAFTDASVSDATDWGWGCCFNPDGTYHLWGAAVGGDAPTGRLRSSAFTLGGIGEISFLLGGGNDPENLYVALHRASDGAELMRATNTAFADSEKLSRVVWDASAHLGEELYLEVVDNVSGGWGHLNLDDVRTFTEQSITQVVNPGFETGDLTGWTATGEAFTADQVTDATDWGWGGPFGLDGTYHLWGAKDMPDSAIGTLTSSTFTLAGTGAIEFLIGGGNDPDNLYVALHRASDDAELMRATNTAFADSEKYSRVRWDATAHLGEELYLRVVDSATGGWGHINVDAFDTTVDVLGHEFDNAGFESGTLDGWSADGEAFTAANVSTATTTPGGEPFGAEGTYHLWGGADGDDSLTGSLTSPRFLVGGRGEVRLLLSGTSDPDVYVAVHSATDDQELARTTVASTGDVYDEAVLDVGEHLGEAVYLRLVDDSASGHLNVDGVRTLVNDPMHWSFDETSGTKARDDGSGTVDDVAYVFNDAKYKPDSDPLWSEGVKAGSLLFDGYSTSIQRDGATALTPSSILSIQAWVAPRSYEWGDLGQASAIINQHDPDAKTGYLLGMYRHGAWGLELGDGIAWHSLRAPKDAVLPTYEWSHVAATYDAASGVMRLYLNGEQVATKDIGAGTRILAADNQPLLIARHNQAAVINGTFHANSWNGAIDELTVTDELLSVEQVAATAAEGGDTSTDDLQPDRSRFDGDRYRPQYHFLPPEHWMNEPHAPIWFDGKYHIFYQHNPQGPYWHQIHWGHAVSTDLVHWEDLPVAIPPTEPVTPDGVWSGSATTDADGNPVLFYTAGNDSTVPNQATGLAWPVPGAAQSPLTEWRLEPEPVTVQEPDLTSPVGTPWFGQFRDPFVWKETAEDGKPIWYQLVGSGIVDGETKVGGTALVYTSRDLVNWEYQNPLLIGDAQTYPKTGTVWELPVLLPLGEQDGASKYVFVVNPWFEGYDENTAKNTYYWVGEWDRDAHMFVPDHEEPRLFDYGEHFTGPSGMVDPEGRSLLFTITQDGRSEDEHHDAGWAHSMGLPVELTLTDDGDAGLKPVDELQSLRSKKVLSVKNKSVERTNATLDDKHDTFSDLLEIEAELQITPSSKDGASTDAGLEVRRSSDGTERTALTVDREADTLTLDRNRSSLDPDTRKGVDQGPLEVGANGKVTMHVYVDRSVVEAFVDDEKSMTTRVYPTLADSVGLHVLGGSNVKVKSLEVWNLDGAYGKVTPAHYEEAAAVQDANELTNGDFATCDLTGWTVVEGDAYSDANVTDATDWGWGGPFRQANAWGSEDRCHLWGFDEAVGDDATGRLRSDPFTLGGDGRIDLLTAGGYDLDKLYVALVRADSGEVLARVTGNANETLRAQYKRRNIDASAYIGEELYVEIVDEATGGFGHLSVDDINVPVDEPSTP, translated from the coding sequence ATGATCGAGAACCCGAGTTTCGAGTCGGGCGACCTGACCGGATGGGACGTCGTCGAAGGCGACGCCTTCACCGATGCGTCCGTGTCCGACGCCACCGACTGGGGCTGGGGGTGCTGCTTCAACCCGGACGGCACCTACCACCTGTGGGGCGCCGCTGTGGGGGGCGACGCACCGACGGGACGCCTGCGCTCCTCTGCATTCACCCTCGGCGGCATCGGGGAGATCAGCTTCCTGCTGGGCGGCGGGAACGACCCGGAGAACCTGTACGTGGCGCTCCACCGAGCCTCCGACGGCGCCGAGCTCATGCGCGCGACCAACACCGCGTTCGCCGATTCGGAGAAGCTCAGCCGCGTGGTGTGGGACGCCTCGGCCCACCTGGGCGAGGAGCTCTACCTCGAGGTCGTCGACAACGTCTCAGGAGGTTGGGGCCACCTGAACCTCGACGACGTGCGCACGTTCACCGAGCAGTCGATCACGCAGGTCGTCAACCCCGGATTCGAGACCGGGGACCTGACCGGCTGGACCGCGACCGGGGAGGCTTTCACCGCAGACCAGGTCACGGACGCCACCGACTGGGGATGGGGCGGCCCGTTCGGCCTGGACGGGACCTACCACCTGTGGGGTGCGAAGGACATGCCCGACTCGGCGATCGGCACCCTGACCTCCTCGACATTCACCCTCGCCGGGACCGGCGCGATCGAGTTCCTCATCGGCGGCGGCAACGATCCGGACAACCTGTACGTGGCGCTGCACCGCGCCTCGGACGACGCCGAGCTGATGCGTGCCACGAATACGGCCTTCGCGGACTCCGAGAAGTACAGCCGTGTGCGCTGGGACGCGACCGCTCACCTCGGTGAGGAGCTCTACCTGCGGGTCGTGGACAGCGCGACCGGTGGCTGGGGCCACATCAACGTCGACGCGTTCGACACCACGGTCGACGTCCTGGGCCACGAGTTCGACAACGCCGGCTTCGAGTCCGGCACCCTGGACGGGTGGAGCGCCGACGGCGAGGCGTTCACCGCAGCCAACGTCAGCACCGCGACGACCACGCCCGGTGGTGAGCCGTTCGGCGCCGAGGGGACCTATCACCTGTGGGGCGGCGCGGACGGAGACGACAGCCTGACCGGAAGCCTGACCTCCCCCCGGTTCCTGGTCGGTGGCCGCGGCGAGGTCCGGCTCCTGCTCAGCGGCACCAGCGACCCCGACGTGTACGTCGCGGTGCACTCGGCCACCGACGACCAGGAGCTCGCACGCACGACGGTCGCCTCGACCGGGGACGTCTACGACGAAGCCGTGCTGGACGTGGGCGAGCACCTCGGTGAGGCCGTCTACCTGCGCCTGGTCGACGACTCCGCCAGCGGGCACCTCAACGTCGACGGGGTGCGCACGCTCGTCAACGACCCGATGCACTGGTCCTTCGACGAGACGTCGGGCACCAAGGCCCGCGACGACGGGTCGGGAACCGTCGACGACGTGGCCTACGTGTTCAACGACGCCAAGTACAAGCCGGACTCCGACCCGCTGTGGAGCGAGGGCGTCAAGGCCGGGTCGTTGCTGTTCGACGGCTACTCGACCTCCATCCAGCGCGACGGGGCCACCGCCCTGACCCCGAGCAGCATCCTGAGCATCCAGGCCTGGGTCGCCCCGCGCTCCTACGAGTGGGGAGACCTCGGGCAGGCCTCGGCGATCATCAACCAGCACGACCCCGACGCCAAGACCGGGTACCTGCTCGGCATGTACCGCCACGGGGCCTGGGGGCTCGAGCTCGGCGACGGCATCGCCTGGCACTCGCTGCGCGCCCCGAAGGACGCCGTCCTGCCGACGTACGAGTGGAGCCACGTCGCCGCCACCTACGACGCTGCCTCGGGCGTCATGCGGCTCTACCTCAACGGGGAGCAGGTCGCGACCAAGGACATCGGCGCCGGGACCCGCATCCTCGCGGCAGACAACCAGCCACTGCTCATCGCACGGCACAACCAAGCAGCCGTCATCAACGGCACGTTCCACGCCAACTCCTGGAACGGCGCGATCGACGAGCTCACCGTGACCGACGAGCTCCTCAGCGTCGAGCAGGTCGCCGCCACCGCTGCCGAGGGCGGCGACACCTCCACCGACGACCTGCAGCCCGACCGGTCACGGTTCGACGGGGACCGCTACCGTCCCCAGTACCACTTCCTGCCGCCAGAGCACTGGATGAACGAACCGCACGCACCCATCTGGTTCGACGGCAAGTACCACATCTTCTACCAGCACAACCCGCAGGGCCCGTACTGGCACCAGATCCACTGGGGCCACGCCGTGAGCACCGACCTGGTCCACTGGGAAGACCTGCCCGTCGCGATCCCCCCGACCGAGCCCGTCACACCTGACGGGGTGTGGTCCGGCAGCGCGACGACCGACGCGGACGGCAACCCGGTGTTGTTCTACACCGCCGGCAACGACTCCACGGTCCCGAACCAGGCGACCGGACTCGCATGGCCGGTACCCGGCGCCGCGCAGAGCCCGCTGACCGAGTGGCGCCTCGAGCCGGAGCCCGTCACCGTCCAGGAGCCCGACCTGACCTCACCCGTCGGCACGCCGTGGTTCGGCCAGTTCCGCGACCCGTTCGTCTGGAAGGAGACCGCCGAGGACGGCAAGCCCATCTGGTACCAGCTCGTCGGATCCGGGATCGTCGACGGCGAGACCAAGGTCGGTGGCACGGCCCTGGTCTACACCTCCCGCGACCTCGTGAACTGGGAGTACCAGAACCCGCTGCTCATCGGCGACGCCCAGACGTATCCCAAGACCGGGACGGTGTGGGAGCTTCCAGTGCTGCTGCCGCTCGGTGAGCAGGACGGCGCCTCGAAGTACGTGTTCGTCGTCAACCCGTGGTTCGAGGGCTACGACGAGAACACCGCGAAGAACACCTACTACTGGGTCGGGGAGTGGGACCGCGACGCCCACATGTTCGTGCCCGACCACGAGGAGCCGCGGCTCTTCGACTACGGCGAGCACTTCACCGGACCCTCGGGGATGGTCGACCCCGAGGGCAGGTCGTTGCTGTTCACCATCACCCAGGACGGGCGCAGCGAGGACGAGCACCACGACGCCGGCTGGGCGCACTCGATGGGGCTGCCGGTCGAGCTCACCCTCACCGACGACGGCGATGCCGGCCTCAAGCCGGTGGACGAGCTGCAGTCGCTGCGCTCGAAGAAGGTCCTCTCGGTCAAGAACAAGTCGGTCGAGCGCACCAACGCCACGCTCGACGACAAGCACGACACGTTCAGCGACCTGCTCGAGATCGAGGCCGAGCTGCAGATCACCCCCAGCTCGAAGGACGGGGCAAGCACGGACGCCGGCCTCGAGGTGCGGCGTAGCAGCGACGGCACCGAACGCACCGCGCTCACCGTCGATCGCGAGGCCGACACTCTCACCCTCGACCGGAACCGCTCCAGCCTGGACCCCGACACCCGTAAGGGCGTCGACCAGGGCCCCCTCGAGGTCGGCGCCAACGGCAAGGTCACGATGCACGTCTACGTCGACCGCTCCGTCGTCGAAGCATTCGTCGACGACGAGAAGTCGATGACGACGCGCGTCTACCCGACCCTCGCCGACTCCGTCGGGCTGCACGTCCTCGGCGGCTCCAATGTCAAGGTCAAGTCCCTCGAGGTCTGGAATCTGGACGGCGCCTACGGAAAGGTCACGCCGGCGCACTACGAGGAAGCGGCAGCAGTGCAGGACGCCAACGAGCTGACGAACGGCGACTTCGCCACGTGCGACCTCACCGGATGGACCGTCGTCGAGGGCGACGCCTACAGCGACGCCAACGTCACCGACGCCACCGACTGGGGTTGGGGTGGCCCGTTCCGCCAGGCCAACGCATGGGGCAGCGAGGACCGCTGCCACCTGTGGGGCTTCGACGAAGCGGTCGGAGACGACGCGACGGGTCGGCTGCGCTCGGATCCGTTCACCCTCGGTGGTGACGGCAGGATCGACCTGCTCACCGCAGGGGGGTACGACCTCGACAAGCTCTACGTCGCCCTCGTGCGTGCTGACAGCGGCGAGGTTCTCGCCAGGGTGACCGGCAACGCCAACGAGACACTGCGCGCCCAGTACAAGCGGCGAAACATCGACGCCTCGGCCTACATCGGCGAGGAGCTCTACGTCGAGATCGTGGACGAGGCCACCGGCGGCTTCGGACACCTCAGCGTCGACGACATCAACGTCCCGGTCGACGAACCGTCGACGCCGTGA
- a CDS encoding ABC transporter substrate-binding protein, translating into MPVTLTLSALTLAACSGGGEPAEVADASADFGFQAEGLPIVEENLTLSFGGTKSPLAPDYATMELVQQWEQDTNITIDWQNLPDQVFQEKKNLMLASGELPDALYNTGLTDAEVVQYGSNGTLIPLEDLIEEHAPTLSAILAERPDIRAAITASDGHIYTLPSVEELGILPYPNFLFINKTWLDELGLPMPTTIDEYRDALAAFATQDPNGNGKADEIPLSFRPDSFCANPWDLITALGGQPDNNDHRIVEDGTVEFTANTDEYKAGVKALGEWYADGLIDPESFSQDDVAYLAKGKADTPVLGSFFWWELKEVVGEDRVDDYALVGVLEGTNGQRLASVTNNQEISRGKFAITRANEYPAATMRWVDRIFDPVMSAQASWGPIGVTLEENADGVLVQIPAAEGESEGERRQKVAPGGPVVTTRQDFVDVVAPEPRAAERQALVEEYYAPFQANDIYPPVMLSNDELEQINLAQADINTLVKEKFATWTVDGSIEQEWDAYTTQLDGLGIDDVTGIYQQAYDRFTAAG; encoded by the coding sequence ATGCCCGTCACCCTGACGCTCTCCGCCCTCACCCTTGCCGCGTGCTCCGGCGGCGGCGAGCCGGCCGAGGTCGCCGATGCCTCCGCGGACTTCGGCTTCCAGGCCGAAGGGCTGCCGATCGTCGAGGAGAACCTGACGCTCTCCTTCGGCGGCACGAAGTCCCCGCTCGCCCCCGACTACGCGACCATGGAACTGGTCCAGCAGTGGGAGCAGGACACCAACATCACCATCGACTGGCAGAACCTGCCCGACCAGGTCTTCCAGGAGAAGAAGAACCTGATGCTGGCCTCGGGCGAACTGCCCGACGCGCTGTACAACACCGGGCTGACCGACGCGGAGGTCGTGCAGTACGGCAGCAACGGCACGCTGATCCCGCTCGAAGACCTCATCGAGGAGCACGCTCCGACGCTGTCGGCGATCCTCGCCGAGCGACCCGACATCCGTGCCGCCATCACCGCGTCCGACGGCCACATCTACACGCTGCCGTCAGTCGAGGAACTGGGCATCCTTCCGTACCCGAACTTCCTGTTCATCAACAAGACCTGGCTGGACGAGCTCGGCCTGCCCATGCCGACCACCATCGACGAGTACCGCGACGCGCTGGCCGCGTTCGCCACCCAGGACCCGAACGGCAACGGCAAGGCCGACGAGATCCCGCTGAGCTTCCGGCCCGACTCGTTCTGCGCGAACCCGTGGGACCTGATCACGGCCCTCGGAGGCCAGCCGGACAACAACGACCACCGCATCGTCGAGGACGGCACCGTCGAGTTCACCGCGAACACCGACGAGTACAAGGCCGGCGTGAAGGCCCTGGGGGAGTGGTATGCCGACGGGTTGATCGACCCCGAGTCGTTCTCCCAGGACGACGTCGCCTACCTCGCCAAGGGCAAGGCCGACACCCCGGTGCTCGGTTCCTTCTTCTGGTGGGAGCTCAAGGAGGTCGTCGGTGAGGACCGCGTCGACGACTATGCCCTGGTCGGTGTCCTGGAGGGCACGAACGGCCAGCGCCTGGCCAGCGTGACGAACAATCAGGAGATCAGCCGCGGGAAGTTCGCGATCACCCGGGCCAACGAGTACCCGGCGGCCACGATGCGCTGGGTCGACCGCATCTTCGACCCCGTCATGTCCGCCCAGGCGTCCTGGGGGCCGATCGGTGTCACCCTCGAGGAGAACGCCGACGGCGTGCTCGTCCAGATCCCCGCCGCGGAGGGCGAGTCGGAGGGCGAACGCCGTCAGAAGGTCGCCCCGGGCGGTCCGGTCGTCACCACTCGCCAGGACTTCGTGGACGTCGTCGCCCCGGAGCCCCGCGCCGCCGAACGGCAGGCGCTGGTCGAGGAGTACTACGCCCCCTTCCAGGCCAACGACATCTACCCGCCGGTGATGCTCTCCAACGACGAGCTCGAGCAGATCAACCTCGCGCAGGCGGACATCAACACGCTCGTCAAGGAGAAGTTCGCGACCTGGACCGTCGACGGCTCGATCGAGCAGGAGTGGGACGCGTACACGACCCAGCTCGACGGACTCGGGATCGACGACGTGACCGGGATCTACCAGCAGGCCTACGACCGGTTCACCGCGGCCGGCTGA
- a CDS encoding ABC transporter permease — protein sequence MLYVLVFKYWPMYGAQIAFRNFNPVDGFAGSPWVGLEHFERFITSFQFERLLTNTLSINALGLLIAFPVPIVLALMVNQLQSDRFKKFTQTVLYSPSFISVVVVVGMIFLLFSPRSGIVNNAITAFGGEPVFFMGSPEWFRQLYIGSDIWQNAGFSMIVYLAALTAIDPALHEAARVDGANKWQRIRHIDIPGIMPVITILFILAIGNLFNLGFEKVLLMQTDLNIPTSEVIQTYVYKTGLQGAQFSYSAAIGLFNSLINLALLLTFNWVARRANQSSLW from the coding sequence GTGCTGTACGTCCTGGTCTTTAAGTACTGGCCGATGTACGGCGCGCAGATCGCATTCCGCAACTTCAACCCTGTTGACGGATTCGCCGGCAGCCCGTGGGTCGGGCTGGAGCACTTCGAGCGCTTCATCACGTCCTTCCAGTTCGAGCGGCTGCTGACGAACACCCTGTCGATCAACGCCCTCGGGCTGCTCATCGCGTTCCCCGTGCCGATCGTGCTGGCGCTGATGGTCAACCAGCTGCAGAGCGACCGATTCAAGAAGTTCACGCAGACGGTGCTCTACTCCCCGTCCTTCATCTCTGTCGTGGTGGTAGTGGGAATGATCTTCCTGCTCTTCTCGCCTCGGTCGGGGATTGTGAACAACGCCATCACCGCGTTCGGCGGCGAGCCGGTGTTCTTCATGGGCTCACCCGAATGGTTCCGGCAGCTGTACATCGGGTCGGACATCTGGCAGAACGCCGGCTTCTCGATGATCGTGTACCTCGCTGCCCTGACGGCGATCGATCCTGCGCTGCACGAGGCCGCCCGCGTCGACGGCGCGAACAAGTGGCAGCGGATCCGCCACATCGACATCCCCGGGATCATGCCGGTCATCACGATCCTGTTCATCCTCGCGATCGGCAACCTGTTCAACCTCGGTTTCGAGAAGGTCCTGCTGATGCAGACCGACCTGAACATCCCGACGTCCGAAGTGATCCAGACCTACGTCTACAAGACGGGTCTGCAGGGCGCGCAGTTCAGCTATTCGGCCGCGATCGGCCTGTTCAACTCCCTGATCAACCTCGCCCTCCTGCTGACCTTCAACTGGGTCGCCCGGCGGGCCAACCAGTCGAGCTTGTGGTGA